The sequence TGCCATTTTTTCTCAACgagacaaaaattttatatccgagattgaagaaattattgacgaccattcgaaaataggcAATATCggaatatttcttataaaaatatttgccaatattccgtgaatccagaattttttccatgtcgagtggccgcggatccgtacatttgtatgcatcaatatatgtatgctgGAGAGCGTTAAGTGCGCGTAGAAATCACTGAAGCTTCCATGAGTTGAGTTGACGTGCAGAGGGATCGAAGCCACAAATTGttaaactaagattttttattcaatatgcattttttatttttaaaatttaacacaTACTTTTTCTCTTCCAAATTTGCAAACACATGGAAACCTTACATGACAGCGATGAGTGGCAACTATAAGCTGTTGtcataatacatattttaaaatcgtCAATGGCAGTGAACGAACGAACGATCGAACGACGAACACCACGGTCGCTAATGGATCTATGCGcctcatacatacttatattattttcttactaTTAAAGATAATTCTAAACATTAATTTGAAAGTGAGTTTATTTTTGTCTTAATGTATCCGTATCTCAGAAGTAGGATATTTAATtggtaattagaaaaatttgataaacgATTCGGTTCCTTATGAAATCATATGAGTGAGTGCATGTATTTAGATAATGTTGTGAACAGAAACCATAGTGTTCGCACCCCTCCTTTCTAATTCATCGTCGCCGCACCTGTAGTTCCAATTGTCGTTACTGCTATCGAATTTACATACATTCACGCTCTCTCATcactgcagttgttgttgtcgtcgctAATGTCGCTATTGTCTTCGTTGCAGCTCCCGTTCACTTACTTCTACTATCTTCGAACCTTCCTTTATGAAGTGTTTTTGCCCAATAACTAACAGCATAAGCATAAGTTTGTCGGACTATTTTCGCTTATTGTATGTTTACCTGCTATTTCAGAAGATAATATCTACGATATGTGACCTTCATAATATATCATAAGCGTCTTagcttatgtatatgtatattaattttagtaataataTCATTCTATTGTCAAAGCTCACTAAAGACACGTAAAATTTTTAAGCGcttggtttttaatatttaagatcGTGAAAAAGGCTTCATGATTCACCACAGTCCTTCCAGCCGGGTCTTGATGATTAGATTTCGgcatttagtaatttttaacttttaaacggttttttttcttcgaataaaatttgtacaatGGATTCTGAGAATATCCTACTATATGACGGCGCCACTGCAGCACCGGCCAATGAGAGTAAACCAAAACGAGAAGCATCTATGATACAGCGTAACATTCGAGTAAAAATTCTTCAGCAAGAAAATCTCTTAACACGCTTCCGTTCGTTGTACCTCGGTGTCATCGAAAGCGACACTTTTTTGTTGCGTCAACTTCCTGCGAAATTGGATTTGGTAGAGCGCCAATATAGTGCACTGGAGACATTACAAACTCAATTAGAGCAGCTGGATGAATCTCAACTAAACGAAGACCATCGTGGGACTTTTGAAGATACTAACATCGAAGCAAAAACCGCAATACTGGACCAATTAGAAGAACTGCAAAGAGTTCAACCTCTTAGTCACATGAGCAGCACACAAGTGGATCGGCAATCTACACATCGCAT comes from Anastrepha obliqua isolate idAnaObli1 chromosome 6, idAnaObli1_1.0, whole genome shotgun sequence and encodes:
- the LOC129250088 gene encoding uncharacterized protein LOC129250088; the protein is MDSENILLYDGATAAPANESKPKREASMIQRNIRVKILQQENLLTRFRSLYLGVIESDTFLLRQLPAKLDLVERQYSALETLQTQLEQLDESQLNEDHRGTFEDTNIEAKTAILDQLEELQRVQPLSHMSSTQVDRQSTHRINLPKLQLTKYSGEQSQWLDFYNVFTTLVHNNKDFTKFQYLRSCPTDEASRLIKSLEVTSKNYNMALDLIISRFNNRRLIIQSHMQQICDLTNLSSSNTYLLRNFIDTINVNLRAMLSLATSEQIG